Proteins from one Canis lupus familiaris isolate Mischka breed German Shepherd chromosome 26, alternate assembly UU_Cfam_GSD_1.0, whole genome shotgun sequence genomic window:
- the CCDC92 gene encoding coiled-coil domain-containing protein 92 isoform X3, with product MAATNLENQLHSAQKNLLFLQREHASTLKGLHAEIRRLQQHCTDLTYELTVKSSDQTGDGSSRSSELKRRCEELEAQLKLQEEENNELLKELEQKNAMIVVLENTVKEREKKYLEELKVKSHKLNMLSGELEQRASTIAYLTAQLHAAKRKLMSASGTSDGSPSGSPVPAGYKPAPPKDKLPETPRRRMKKSLSAPLHPEFEEVYRFGAESRKLLLREPVDAMPDPTPFLLARESAEAHLIKERPLVIPPIASDRSSSERHSPAREQQHKAHVGVAHRIHHAAPPHTQPELETLAVDQVNGGKVVRKHSGTDRTV from the exons ATGGCAGCCACAAACCTGGAGAACCAGTTGCACAGTGCCCAGAAGAACCTCCTGTTCCTTCAGCGGGAACACGCCAGCACCCTCAAGGGGCTGCACGCCGAGATCAGGCGGCTGCAGCAACACTGCACAG atttaacATATGAGCTGACCGTCAAAAGTTCAGACCAGACAG GAGATGGGTCTTCCAGAAGCAGTGAACTAAAGAGAAGATGTGAAGAACTGGAAGCCCAACTGAAGTTGCAGGAGGAAGAGAACAACGAACTGCTCAAAGAGCTGGAGCAGAAGAACGCCATGATCGTGGTGCTGGAGAACACCGTCAAGGAGCGGGAGAAGAAGTACCTGGAGGAGCTCAAGGTGAAGAGCCACAAGCTGAACATGCTGTCCGGTGAGCTGGAGCAGCGCGCCAGCACCATCGCTTACCTGACTGCCCAACTGCACGCCGCCAAGCGAAAGCTCATGAGCGCCAGTGGGACCTCGGATGGCAGCCCATCGGGGAGCCCTGTGCCGGCTGGCTACAAGCCAGCCCCCCCCAAGGACAAGCTGCCTGAAACGCCCCGCCGCCGCATGAAAAAGAGCCTCTCAGCCCCCCTGCACCCGGAATTTGAAGAGGTCTACAGATTTGGGGCCGAGAGCCGGAAACTACTGTTGCGGGAGCCAGTGGATGCCATGCCTGACCCCACCCCATTCCTGCTGGCCAGGGAGTCAGCTGAGGCCCATCTCATCAAGGAGAGGCCTCTGGTCATCCCCCCCATCGCCTCCGACCGCAGCTCAAGTGAGCGGCACAGCCCAGCCCGCGAGCAGCAGCACAAGGCTCATGTGGGGGTGGCCCATCGCATCCACCATGCTGCCCCACCACACACCCAGCCTGAGCTGGAGACGCTGGCAGTCGACCAGGTGAATGGAGGAAAGGTTGTGAGGAAGCACTCAGGGACGGACAGAACTGTGTGA
- the CCDC92 gene encoding coiled-coil domain-containing protein 92 isoform X1 — MPVPAALAGVLLAEVCTPWVWALPSGQPCGWVLECQSLGSPSSAAKDSISEQKGHLDVTMAATNLENQLHSAQKNLLFLQREHASTLKGLHAEIRRLQQHCTDLTYELTVKSSDQTGDGSSRSSELKRRCEELEAQLKLQEEENNELLKELEQKNAMIVVLENTVKEREKKYLEELKVKSHKLNMLSGELEQRASTIAYLTAQLHAAKRKLMSASGTSDGSPSGSPVPAGYKPAPPKDKLPETPRRRMKKSLSAPLHPEFEEVYRFGAESRKLLLREPVDAMPDPTPFLLARESAEAHLIKERPLVIPPIASDRSSSERHSPAREQQHKAHVGVAHRIHHAAPPHTQPELETLAVDQVNGGKVVRKHSGTDRTV; from the exons ATGCCTGTGCCCGCTGCTTTGGCTGGAGTTCTCCTGGCAGAGGTGTGCACGCCCTGGGTGTGGGCCTTGCCCTCTGGCCAACCCTGTGGCTGGGTCCTGGAATGCCAGTCACTTGGAAGCCCATCATCTGCAGCTAAGGACAGTATCTCTGAGCAGAAAG GTCATCTGGATGTCACCATGGCAGCCACAAACCTGGAGAACCAGTTGCACAGTGCCCAGAAGAACCTCCTGTTCCTTCAGCGGGAACACGCCAGCACCCTCAAGGGGCTGCACGCCGAGATCAGGCGGCTGCAGCAACACTGCACAG atttaacATATGAGCTGACCGTCAAAAGTTCAGACCAGACAG GAGATGGGTCTTCCAGAAGCAGTGAACTAAAGAGAAGATGTGAAGAACTGGAAGCCCAACTGAAGTTGCAGGAGGAAGAGAACAACGAACTGCTCAAAGAGCTGGAGCAGAAGAACGCCATGATCGTGGTGCTGGAGAACACCGTCAAGGAGCGGGAGAAGAAGTACCTGGAGGAGCTCAAGGTGAAGAGCCACAAGCTGAACATGCTGTCCGGTGAGCTGGAGCAGCGCGCCAGCACCATCGCTTACCTGACTGCCCAACTGCACGCCGCCAAGCGAAAGCTCATGAGCGCCAGTGGGACCTCGGATGGCAGCCCATCGGGGAGCCCTGTGCCGGCTGGCTACAAGCCAGCCCCCCCCAAGGACAAGCTGCCTGAAACGCCCCGCCGCCGCATGAAAAAGAGCCTCTCAGCCCCCCTGCACCCGGAATTTGAAGAGGTCTACAGATTTGGGGCCGAGAGCCGGAAACTACTGTTGCGGGAGCCAGTGGATGCCATGCCTGACCCCACCCCATTCCTGCTGGCCAGGGAGTCAGCTGAGGCCCATCTCATCAAGGAGAGGCCTCTGGTCATCCCCCCCATCGCCTCCGACCGCAGCTCAAGTGAGCGGCACAGCCCAGCCCGCGAGCAGCAGCACAAGGCTCATGTGGGGGTGGCCCATCGCATCCACCATGCTGCCCCACCACACACCCAGCCTGAGCTGGAGACGCTGGCAGTCGACCAGGTGAATGGAGGAAAGGTTGTGAGGAAGCACTCAGGGACGGACAGAACTGTGTGA
- the CCDC92 gene encoding coiled-coil domain-containing protein 92 isoform X2, with protein sequence MTGWRVKGSQSHPKKVIGDEDLGHLDVTMAATNLENQLHSAQKNLLFLQREHASTLKGLHAEIRRLQQHCTDLTYELTVKSSDQTGDGSSRSSELKRRCEELEAQLKLQEEENNELLKELEQKNAMIVVLENTVKEREKKYLEELKVKSHKLNMLSGELEQRASTIAYLTAQLHAAKRKLMSASGTSDGSPSGSPVPAGYKPAPPKDKLPETPRRRMKKSLSAPLHPEFEEVYRFGAESRKLLLREPVDAMPDPTPFLLARESAEAHLIKERPLVIPPIASDRSSSERHSPAREQQHKAHVGVAHRIHHAAPPHTQPELETLAVDQVNGGKVVRKHSGTDRTV encoded by the exons GTCATCTGGATGTCACCATGGCAGCCACAAACCTGGAGAACCAGTTGCACAGTGCCCAGAAGAACCTCCTGTTCCTTCAGCGGGAACACGCCAGCACCCTCAAGGGGCTGCACGCCGAGATCAGGCGGCTGCAGCAACACTGCACAG atttaacATATGAGCTGACCGTCAAAAGTTCAGACCAGACAG GAGATGGGTCTTCCAGAAGCAGTGAACTAAAGAGAAGATGTGAAGAACTGGAAGCCCAACTGAAGTTGCAGGAGGAAGAGAACAACGAACTGCTCAAAGAGCTGGAGCAGAAGAACGCCATGATCGTGGTGCTGGAGAACACCGTCAAGGAGCGGGAGAAGAAGTACCTGGAGGAGCTCAAGGTGAAGAGCCACAAGCTGAACATGCTGTCCGGTGAGCTGGAGCAGCGCGCCAGCACCATCGCTTACCTGACTGCCCAACTGCACGCCGCCAAGCGAAAGCTCATGAGCGCCAGTGGGACCTCGGATGGCAGCCCATCGGGGAGCCCTGTGCCGGCTGGCTACAAGCCAGCCCCCCCCAAGGACAAGCTGCCTGAAACGCCCCGCCGCCGCATGAAAAAGAGCCTCTCAGCCCCCCTGCACCCGGAATTTGAAGAGGTCTACAGATTTGGGGCCGAGAGCCGGAAACTACTGTTGCGGGAGCCAGTGGATGCCATGCCTGACCCCACCCCATTCCTGCTGGCCAGGGAGTCAGCTGAGGCCCATCTCATCAAGGAGAGGCCTCTGGTCATCCCCCCCATCGCCTCCGACCGCAGCTCAAGTGAGCGGCACAGCCCAGCCCGCGAGCAGCAGCACAAGGCTCATGTGGGGGTGGCCCATCGCATCCACCATGCTGCCCCACCACACACCCAGCCTGAGCTGGAGACGCTGGCAGTCGACCAGGTGAATGGAGGAAAGGTTGTGAGGAAGCACTCAGGGACGGACAGAACTGTGTGA